A window of the Phaseolus vulgaris cultivar G19833 chromosome 5, P. vulgaris v2.0, whole genome shotgun sequence genome harbors these coding sequences:
- the LOC137833887 gene encoding F-box protein At4g09920-like has translation MNIDSINNRQNSSGEGQDIISYLPDFIIGQILSFLPTKHAVRTCVLSTRWIYRWRSITKVDFEDKEPSSNKKIRKSAFQNFVHRVLHLNTSGIQSFSLSLSESHGDLNVNKWISHVLNGGVREIYIDSKEKFDISSESLLKTPSLEVLVLKMMNYGAIKVPTFVSLSHLTVLQLSGIIFTCGSSRCSPKLNFNFPTLRKYEVENCSWLNVKGVTFEVPLLQVLSIKHTREFLTEETLTVIKFCTCHLKEFSYVGYSLLHTLLLHLSTIASANIHLIKGENDKNTAFLTCELLNQLSNKVERLTYKRSARYWSAVSKPVPYNAYPNSVHALTDHLEFGRLTRLELGEVTGKVLMDFLLNTPSLKTLVFEVSN, from the exons ATGAACATAGATTCCATTAACAACAGACAAAATTCTAGTGGTGAAGGTCAGGATATCATCAGTTACCTTCCTGACTTCATTATTGGTCAAATTCTCTCTTTTCTTCCCACTAAACATGCAGTTCGTACTTGTGTTTTATCCACGAGATGGATATACCGTTGGAGATCCATCACCAAGGTAGATTTTGAGGATAAAGAACCAAGCTCTAACAAAAAGATAAGAAAATCTGcctttcaaaattttgtgcATAGGGTGCTACATCTGAACACTTCAGGCATTCAAagtttctctctttctctctcagaGAGTCATGGTGATTTAAATGTTAACAAGTGGATATCTCATGTCTTAAATGGGGGAGTTAGAGAGATTTATATCGATTCAAAGGAAAAGTTTGACATTTCCTCAGAATCCCTTTTGAAAACCCCTTCCTTAGAAGTATTAGTGTTGAAGATGATGAATTATGGGGCTATCAAAGTTCCCACCTTTGTTTCTCTTTCACACCTCACTGTGCTCCAGTTGTCTGGAATCATTTTTACCTGTGGCTCTTCCAGGTGCTCACCAAAACTGAACTTCAACTTCCCAACTCTGAGAAAATATGAGGTGGAAAATTGCAGTTGGTTAAACGTAAAGGGTGTTACTTTTGAAGTGCCTCTACTCCAAGTGCTTTCAATAAAGCATACACGGGAATTCTTAACTGAGGAAACCCTTACTGTCATCAAGTTTTGTACTTGCCATCTTAAAGAATTCTCTTATGTTGGTTACAGTTTACTGCACACCCTTTTGTTACATCTATCAACTATTGCTTCTGCAAATATTCATCTGATCAAGGGTGAGAATGATAAGAACACGGCATTTCTGACTTGTGAACTTCTGAATCAACTTAGTAACAAAGTGGAGCGTCTAACGTATAAGCGTTCG GCACGGTATTGGTCTGCAGTGTCGAAACCAGTACCATATAATGCTTATCCCAACAGTGTTCATGCTTTAACTGATCATCTTGAATTTGGAAGGTTGACTCGTCTGGAACTAGGAGAAGTGACTGGTAAAGTTTTGATGGACTTCCTTCTCAACACACCATCTCTGAAGACTCTTGTTTTTGAGGTTAGTAATTGA